The following are encoded together in the Planctomycetota bacterium genome:
- the arnB gene encoding UDP-4-amino-4-deoxy-L-arabinose aminotransferase, producing the protein MRESFLPFCKSPISEADIEAVVQVLRSGWITTGPKVAELEGLFAKRCGAKEAIAATSGTALMHLYLKAIGLAPGDEVVGPSMTWVSTPNMVELMGGRNVFVDADRETLLASPEALEAAITPRTKVVIPVHYAGAPVDLDPIRAMCQRRGVLMLEDAAHAIGTRYKGREIGNGGTAIFSLHPIKTITSGEGGVLVTDDSALAAKIRRLRFHGLAVDAHDRAQQGRSPQAEVQEPGFKQNMPDMNAVLALSQFTRLDAFIERRESLSKLYRELLAEVDGVTPLADPAWPHRHARHLMVVRVDERRCGMERAAFMEALKARNIGTGIHFLAAHTHRWYRENRPEPAGRLANTEWNSARICTLPLFPDMTEADVRGVVGAIKESLPKSTAKVAVTGSVR; encoded by the coding sequence ATGCGTGAATCGTTCCTCCCCTTCTGCAAATCCCCGATTTCCGAGGCGGATATCGAAGCGGTTGTGCAAGTCTTGAGGAGCGGATGGATCACCACCGGACCTAAAGTCGCCGAACTCGAGGGGCTCTTCGCCAAGCGCTGTGGCGCGAAGGAAGCCATTGCCGCCACCAGTGGCACGGCCCTGATGCACTTGTATTTGAAAGCGATCGGGCTGGCTCCCGGCGATGAAGTGGTCGGCCCTTCGATGACCTGGGTCTCGACGCCCAACATGGTGGAGCTGATGGGTGGACGCAACGTCTTCGTGGACGCCGATCGCGAGACCTTGCTGGCCTCGCCCGAAGCCCTTGAGGCGGCGATCACGCCGCGCACCAAGGTGGTGATTCCCGTGCACTACGCCGGCGCGCCGGTCGACCTTGATCCCATCCGAGCGATGTGCCAGCGCCGCGGCGTGCTGATGCTCGAGGACGCCGCGCATGCGATCGGCACGCGCTACAAGGGCCGCGAAATCGGCAATGGCGGCACGGCGATCTTCTCGCTGCACCCCATCAAGACCATCACCAGCGGCGAAGGGGGCGTGCTGGTCACCGACGACTCCGCGCTGGCGGCGAAGATTCGCCGTCTCCGCTTTCACGGCCTCGCCGTCGACGCGCACGATCGCGCCCAGCAGGGACGCTCGCCGCAGGCGGAGGTGCAGGAGCCCGGCTTCAAGCAGAACATGCCCGACATGAACGCCGTGCTGGCGTTGAGCCAGTTCACGCGGCTCGACGCCTTCATCGAGCGCCGTGAATCGCTGTCGAAGCTTTACCGCGAGTTGCTGGCCGAGGTCGACGGCGTGACGCCGCTGGCCGATCCGGCATGGCCACACCGGCACGCACGGCATCTGATGGTGGTGCGCGTGGATGAGCGCCGCTGCGGCATGGAGCGGGCCGCGTTCATGGAGGCGCTCAAGGCGCGAAACATCGGCACCGGGATCCATTTCCTGGCGGCGCACACCCACCGCTGGTACCGGGAGAACCGGCCCGAGCCCGCCGGCCGGCTGGCCAACACCGAGTGGAATTCCGCAAGAATCTGCACGCTGCCGCTCTTTCCCGACATGACCGAGGCGGATGTGCGCGGCGTGGTCGGCGCCATCAAGGAGTCGCTGCCGAAGTCCACCGCGAAAGTCGCCGTGACGGGATCCGTCCGATGA
- a CDS encoding tyrosine-type recombinase/integrase has protein sequence MLSLVEEVSAWELWQTQQLGLAPRHAKQTSLWARRWVEFAGDELTPGSCVAWLAGMTRGHQLAPHTVRNRMSACRQFAGWLVVQGRLENNPWLHIPAPRGRSGVGADTLTQQQVEDLIEVVDRARRFGDGRSRKSAEARCTFYRLLVATGMRRGEWGLQEWVDIDLDNASLVVTKDKSRRRDSIPLSAAAVKILQKWREFSTDRLVFPSMPTFKALNRDLKEAGISGRGKFHRFRVGFITNAFDIGVEPRFIQQLVRHKSIDQTHRYLRHKSEDLKSATEKISTIGKDFSRSPLDRTKSVRSTARMLKPSHQDEQHSTPHAGTGLQQFSLRDGLGAVRSGVHGRGTDPSPTTKTALLSQGRLDQSRGNRI, from the coding sequence ATGCTTTCGCTCGTCGAAGAGGTTTCCGCGTGGGAATTGTGGCAAACCCAGCAGCTTGGTTTGGCGCCGCGGCACGCGAAGCAGACGTCCCTGTGGGCCCGGCGCTGGGTGGAGTTCGCGGGCGACGAGCTCACCCCCGGAAGTTGCGTGGCCTGGCTGGCGGGCATGACTCGGGGGCATCAGCTGGCGCCGCACACCGTGCGCAACCGCATGAGCGCGTGCCGGCAGTTCGCGGGGTGGCTCGTGGTGCAGGGCCGACTCGAAAACAACCCGTGGCTGCACATCCCGGCTCCTAGAGGCCGCAGCGGAGTCGGGGCCGACACCCTGACCCAGCAACAGGTCGAGGACCTGATCGAGGTGGTGGACCGTGCCAGGCGATTTGGCGACGGCCGCTCGCGCAAGAGTGCCGAGGCTCGGTGCACGTTCTATCGCCTGCTGGTGGCCACGGGCATGCGCCGGGGCGAGTGGGGCCTGCAGGAGTGGGTTGACATCGACCTGGACAACGCAAGTCTTGTCGTGACCAAGGACAAGAGCAGGCGCCGCGACTCGATTCCGCTGAGCGCGGCGGCGGTGAAAATCCTTCAAAAATGGCGGGAATTCAGCACGGATCGGCTTGTATTCCCGAGCATGCCGACCTTCAAGGCGCTCAACCGCGACCTGAAAGAGGCCGGGATTTCGGGCCGGGGCAAGTTCCACCGCTTCCGTGTGGGATTCATCACCAACGCTTTTGACATCGGAGTCGAGCCCCGGTTCATCCAACAGCTTGTGCGCCACAAGTCGATCGACCAAACGCACCGGTACCTGCGCCACAAGTCGGAGGATTTGAAATCGGCAACCGAAAAAATTTCAACAATCGGGAAAGATTTTTCCAGATCGCCTCTTGACAGGACAAAAAGTGTTCGTTCCACTGCCCGCATGCTGAAGCCCTCACACCAAGATGAACAGCACTCAACCCCACACGCGGGTACTGGGCTTCAGCAATTCAGCCTGCGTGATGGGTTGGGCGCTGTTCGATCAGGTGTTCATGGACGCGGAACGGATCCTTCCCCGACAACGAAAACGGCCCTGCTTTCGCAAGGCCGTCTCGATCAAAGTCGGGGCAACAGGATTTGA
- a CDS encoding glycosyltransferase, protein MKSSVSIVIPVHNERPNLPQLIERCVKVGRELGRPWELLLIDDGSRDGSSEMLVEAAKSHAGEIKSLILNRNYGQHNAILCGFANAQGDVMVTLDADLQNPPEEIPKLLAAIDEGYDVVGSVRADRQDVFARKLFSGIINSIVRRSTGVMMHDYGCMLRAYKRHVVDAMLQCRERSTFIPVLANLFAKHVTEIPVAHAARTAGDSNYSVIKLVNLQFDLLTCMTAGPLRLLSWVGGIISALAIGFAAMLFMLRVFFGSDWAANGVFTLFAVLFFFMGAQFVALGLLGEYVGRIHADVRERPRYILDDIVGETLAEVPSRGSASTRTLAS, encoded by the coding sequence ATGAAGTCCAGCGTCTCCATTGTGATTCCGGTTCACAACGAGCGGCCGAACCTGCCGCAACTGATCGAGCGCTGCGTGAAAGTGGGCCGCGAACTCGGCCGCCCCTGGGAGCTGCTGCTGATCGACGATGGCAGCCGCGACGGCTCCAGCGAGATGCTCGTCGAGGCGGCGAAGTCGCACGCCGGCGAGATCAAGTCGCTGATTCTCAACCGCAACTACGGTCAGCACAACGCCATCCTCTGCGGCTTCGCCAACGCCCAGGGCGACGTGATGGTCACGCTGGATGCGGACCTGCAGAATCCGCCCGAGGAAATTCCCAAGCTGCTCGCGGCGATCGACGAGGGCTACGACGTGGTGGGCAGCGTGCGCGCCGACCGCCAGGATGTCTTCGCCCGAAAATTGTTCTCCGGCATCATCAACTCCATCGTGCGCCGCTCCACCGGAGTGATGATGCACGACTACGGCTGCATGCTCCGCGCCTACAAGCGTCACGTGGTGGACGCCATGCTGCAATGCCGCGAACGCAGCACCTTCATCCCGGTGCTGGCGAACCTCTTCGCCAAGCACGTCACTGAGATTCCGGTGGCCCACGCCGCGCGGACCGCCGGGGACAGCAACTACTCCGTGATCAAGCTGGTGAACCTGCAGTTCGACCTGCTGACCTGCATGACCGCGGGCCCGCTGCGACTGCTCTCCTGGGTCGGCGGGATCATCTCGGCCCTGGCCATCGGCTTCGCGGCGATGCTGTTCATGCTGCGCGTCTTCTTCGGCTCGGACTGGGCGGCCAACGGCGTTTTCACCCTCTTCGCCGTGCTCTTCTTCTTCATGGGCGCGCAGTTCGTCGCCCTGGGCCTTCTGGGCGAGTACGTCGGCCGCATCCACGCCGATGTCCGCGAGCGGCCCCGCTACATCCTGGACGATATTGTTGGAGAAACGCTGGCTGAAGTACCATCCCGGGGCTCGGCGTCGACGCGGACGCTGGCGTCGTGA
- a CDS encoding 4-deoxy-4-formamido-L-arabinose-phosphoundecaprenol deformylase: MAIALRVDVDTVRGTRDGIPRLLSILERHGVRATWYLTLGPDNMGRHAWRLLRPAFFMKMMRSQAASLYGYDILFRGTLWPGTVISRHFKEQLRMPGKAGQEVGVHAWDHHRWQVGIDALTDSALEAQLNLACDAFEQVIGREPESAAAPGWRCSERVLGFARSRRFRFRSDCRGPARPFRPRVDGAALDQPQIPVDLPTYDEAALPREGRDEAWNERLLGLISDGKPHVLTVHAESEGGAKSACFDDFLGRSLAAGHRFTPLSSMLPAEASFLESGTIGPGSIPGREGWVCVRTDTLQRT, translated from the coding sequence GTGGCCATCGCCCTTCGCGTGGATGTGGACACCGTTCGAGGAACCCGCGACGGGATTCCCCGGCTGCTCTCCATCCTGGAGCGGCATGGCGTGCGCGCCACCTGGTACCTGACGCTTGGCCCGGACAACATGGGACGGCACGCCTGGCGCCTGCTGCGACCGGCCTTTTTCATGAAGATGATGCGATCGCAGGCGGCCTCGCTCTACGGCTACGACATTCTCTTTCGCGGAACGCTCTGGCCGGGCACGGTGATCAGCCGGCATTTCAAGGAGCAGCTGCGCATGCCGGGCAAGGCGGGACAGGAAGTCGGCGTGCACGCCTGGGACCACCATCGCTGGCAGGTCGGCATCGACGCGCTGACCGACTCTGCGCTTGAGGCGCAGTTAAATTTGGCGTGCGACGCCTTCGAGCAGGTGATCGGCCGCGAACCCGAGAGCGCCGCCGCGCCGGGATGGCGCTGCAGCGAGCGCGTGCTGGGTTTCGCCCGCTCGCGCCGCTTCCGCTTCCGCAGCGACTGCCGCGGTCCCGCCCGACCCTTCCGTCCGCGCGTGGACGGCGCCGCGCTCGATCAGCCGCAGATTCCCGTGGACCTTCCCACCTACGACGAGGCCGCGCTTCCCCGCGAGGGCCGCGATGAAGCCTGGAACGAGCGACTGCTCGGGTTGATTTCCGATGGCAAGCCCCATGTGCTGACCGTGCACGCCGAGAGCGAAGGCGGGGCCAAATCCGCGTGTTTCGACGACTTTCTCGGCAGGTCCCTGGCCGCGGGACACCGGTTCACGCCGCTGAGCTCGATGCTTCCGGCGGAGGCGTCCTTTCTGGAGAGCGGAACCATCGGACCCGGAAGCATTCCCGGCCGCGAAGGGTGGGTTTGCGTGCGAACGGATACTCTGCAGCGGACATGA
- the arnA gene encoding bifunctional UDP-4-amino-4-deoxy-L-arabinose formyltransferase/UDP-glucuronic acid oxidase ArnA has translation MKTVILAYHELGAAGLKAALRNGLDVVAVFTHRDDPSEGGWYASVAREAAAAGIPVHAPEKLDHPIWIERIREMKADLLLSCHYRLMVGPKVRELFPKGCINLHSAMLPKYRGRCPINWVLVNGESETGVTLHHMSDKADAGDIIAQRKVAIDINDTARTLTAKMSAATSALLDEALPLVRTGKAPRTPQNEKDATSFGRRTPEDGVIDWTKSSEEIRNLVRAVAHPWPGAFTFAGERKFMVWSTRTAKGSGQPGEILSKDPLVVACGTGALEIVEAQPAEGVWSSGAQIAKDMNLVAKMKLGKRVLTAQKKTTSVLILGVNGFIGSHLTERLLKSENYEVFGMDLRSDNIGTIAEHPRFHFIEGDVSINREWVEYHVRKCDVILPLVAIATPIEYVRNPLRVFELDFEENLRVVRDCVRYNKRIVFPSTSEVYGMCKDEHFDEETSNLVTGPIHRQRWIYSASKQLLDRVIWAYGAQRGLQFSLFRPFNWLGPRLDTLDSARIGSSRAITQLILNLVEGTPILLVDGGEQKRCFTDVDEGIDCLFRIIENTGGKATGGVFNIGNPDNEASIREMAEMLVEAFDRHPLRACFPPFAGFEEIESARYYGKGYEDVQHRTPSIRNARTILGWQPKISTRESVERTMDWFIRQHAKSHNLTAPAGAPSTESKKVSATRSPSR, from the coding sequence ATGAAGACCGTCATCCTGGCCTACCACGAGCTCGGCGCCGCCGGGCTCAAAGCAGCTCTTCGAAATGGCCTGGATGTGGTCGCGGTGTTCACCCACCGCGACGATCCCTCCGAGGGCGGCTGGTACGCCTCGGTGGCGCGAGAAGCCGCCGCCGCGGGCATCCCCGTGCACGCGCCGGAAAAACTTGATCACCCGATCTGGATCGAGCGCATCCGCGAGATGAAGGCGGACCTTCTGCTGTCCTGCCACTATCGGCTGATGGTGGGTCCGAAGGTGCGCGAGCTCTTCCCCAAGGGCTGCATCAACCTGCACTCGGCCATGCTGCCCAAGTACCGCGGCCGCTGCCCGATCAACTGGGTGCTGGTCAACGGCGAGAGCGAGACCGGCGTCACGCTGCACCACATGAGCGACAAGGCCGACGCCGGCGACATCATCGCCCAGCGCAAGGTGGCGATCGACATCAACGACACGGCGCGCACGCTGACCGCCAAGATGAGCGCGGCAACGTCCGCGCTGCTGGACGAGGCGCTGCCGCTGGTGCGCACGGGCAAGGCGCCGCGCACTCCGCAGAACGAAAAGGACGCGACCTCCTTCGGGCGGCGCACCCCCGAGGATGGCGTCATCGACTGGACGAAGTCCTCCGAGGAGATCCGCAACCTGGTCCGCGCCGTGGCCCATCCCTGGCCCGGCGCCTTCACCTTCGCGGGCGAGCGCAAGTTCATGGTGTGGAGCACGCGCACGGCGAAGGGCTCGGGACAGCCCGGCGAAATCCTGAGCAAGGATCCGCTGGTCGTGGCCTGCGGCACGGGCGCCCTGGAGATCGTCGAAGCCCAGCCCGCCGAGGGCGTGTGGAGCTCCGGCGCCCAGATCGCCAAGGACATGAACCTGGTCGCCAAGATGAAGCTGGGCAAGCGCGTGCTGACTGCGCAGAAGAAAACCACCTCGGTGCTGATCCTGGGCGTCAACGGCTTCATCGGCAGCCACCTGACCGAGCGGCTCCTGAAGAGCGAAAATTACGAGGTCTTCGGCATGGATCTGCGCTCGGACAACATCGGCACCATCGCCGAGCACCCGCGCTTCCACTTCATCGAGGGCGACGTCTCCATCAACCGCGAATGGGTCGAGTACCACGTCCGCAAATGCGACGTGATCCTGCCGCTGGTCGCCATCGCCACGCCGATCGAGTACGTGCGCAACCCGCTGCGGGTCTTCGAGCTCGACTTCGAGGAAAACCTTCGCGTGGTGCGCGACTGCGTGCGCTACAACAAGCGCATCGTCTTCCCCAGCACCAGCGAGGTCTACGGCATGTGCAAGGACGAGCACTTCGACGAGGAGACCTCCAACCTGGTCACCGGGCCGATCCACCGTCAGCGCTGGATCTACAGCGCCTCCAAGCAGCTGCTGGACCGGGTGATCTGGGCCTATGGCGCCCAGCGCGGCCTGCAGTTCAGCCTCTTCCGCCCCTTCAACTGGCTCGGCCCGCGGCTGGACACGCTGGACTCGGCGCGGATCGGCTCCTCGCGGGCCATCACGCAATTAATCCTGAACCTGGTCGAGGGCACGCCGATCCTGCTGGTCGACGGCGGCGAGCAGAAGCGCTGCTTCACGGACGTGGACGAGGGCATCGACTGCCTCTTCCGCATCATCGAGAACACCGGCGGCAAGGCGACCGGCGGCGTCTTCAACATCGGCAATCCCGACAACGAGGCGAGCATCCGCGAGATGGCGGAGATGCTGGTCGAGGCCTTCGACCGCCACCCGCTGCGGGCCTGCTTCCCGCCCTTCGCCGGATTCGAGGAGATTGAAAGCGCCCGCTACTACGGCAAGGGCTACGAGGATGTGCAGCACCGAACGCCGAGCATCCGCAACGCCAGGACCATTCTGGGCTGGCAGCCGAAGATCTCGACGCGCGAGAGCGTGGAGCGGACCATGGACTGGTTCATCCGCCAGCATGCGAAGTCGCACAACCTGACCGCTCCCGCCGGAGCCCCCTCCACGGAGAGCAAGAAAGTCTCCGCGACCCGCAGCCCGTCGCGCTGA
- a CDS encoding glycosyltransferase family 39 protein, with the protein MSARAIAVRTALLFLLIYLIPLALRPIISPDESRYGAIALEMLHSKDWWTLKLLGLRYYEKPPLGYWLTAASMSLFGENAWALRLPAALAALATAVATGRIAARVSTLPGIGGAACLVQLTLIFPWVFGSVAILDGVFTAFVTVCVALFVHAATEARARRRLGFLALSGVAAAAAFLTKGFLGLAIPALIAGGWLLWQRRIRDLLLLPIVPILAAAAVAAPLILVLHQRNPGFWNYFFWVEHVRRFTAPDGNQHPESWWFFLPLIPLGALLWSLNIEKIAKGFRRSLFHSHGLSLCAAWILLPLLLLSASSGKLPSYILPVFPPVAILIAASLLQYLSIATRRTWWMDRAGQWMLVAAALLSATLIMTGHRWIYAEPLWHGDERTRFGVLALALLAWAALDRWTQRAKDPAWRLTRMAFSPAPLFMVIPLLFPVAMVERSRTAVESLRGPSAEIARAATILSDCSVATSVAYTTGRFDMTLIGPPGELDNELKLPEEKARFIARDAMMGRIAQAQARGPVALILTNNDLKAFHEPGAPRPQSEFRDADISVALFPAAK; encoded by the coding sequence ATGAGCGCACGAGCGATCGCGGTCCGCACCGCCCTACTCTTCCTGCTGATCTACCTGATTCCACTCGCGCTGCGGCCGATCATTTCGCCGGATGAATCCCGCTACGGGGCGATCGCGCTGGAGATGCTGCACAGCAAGGATTGGTGGACGCTCAAGCTGCTGGGGCTGCGCTACTACGAGAAGCCGCCGCTGGGGTACTGGCTCACCGCCGCAAGCATGTCGCTCTTCGGCGAGAACGCCTGGGCACTGCGCCTGCCCGCGGCACTGGCGGCGCTGGCCACCGCGGTCGCCACCGGGCGCATCGCCGCGCGGGTGTCCACACTCCCCGGTATCGGCGGCGCCGCGTGCCTGGTGCAGCTCACGCTCATCTTTCCCTGGGTCTTTGGCAGCGTGGCGATCCTTGACGGCGTTTTCACCGCGTTCGTCACCGTGTGCGTGGCGCTCTTCGTGCACGCCGCCACGGAAGCGCGTGCCCGGCGGAGACTGGGGTTTCTCGCCCTCAGCGGCGTCGCGGCGGCGGCGGCCTTCCTGACCAAGGGCTTCCTGGGGCTCGCCATTCCGGCGCTGATCGCAGGAGGCTGGCTGCTCTGGCAGCGCCGGATCCGCGATCTTCTCCTGCTGCCGATCGTGCCGATCCTGGCCGCGGCCGCGGTCGCCGCGCCGCTGATTCTGGTCCTGCACCAGCGCAATCCCGGATTCTGGAACTACTTCTTCTGGGTTGAGCACGTGCGCCGCTTCACCGCGCCCGACGGCAACCAGCACCCCGAGTCGTGGTGGTTTTTCCTGCCGCTGATTCCGCTGGGCGCGCTGCTGTGGTCGCTCAACATCGAGAAGATCGCCAAGGGTTTTCGCCGCTCGCTCTTCCACAGCCACGGCCTGTCGCTCTGCGCCGCATGGATCCTGCTGCCCCTGCTGCTGCTCTCGGCCAGCAGCGGCAAGCTGCCCTCCTACATCCTGCCCGTCTTTCCGCCGGTGGCGATCCTGATCGCGGCGTCGCTGCTCCAGTATTTGAGCATCGCGACGCGCAGGACCTGGTGGATGGACCGGGCCGGCCAGTGGATGCTGGTCGCGGCGGCGCTGCTGTCGGCGACGCTGATCATGACCGGCCACCGTTGGATCTACGCCGAGCCGCTCTGGCACGGCGATGAGCGCACGCGCTTCGGCGTGCTCGCCCTGGCCCTGCTCGCGTGGGCGGCGCTGGACCGCTGGACCCAGCGCGCCAAGGACCCTGCGTGGCGGCTGACGCGGATGGCCTTTTCGCCGGCGCCTCTCTTTATGGTTATTCCGCTGCTTTTTCCCGTTGCAATGGTGGAGCGCAGCCGGACGGCGGTCGAATCCCTTCGCGGCCCGTCGGCGGAGATCGCGCGGGCCGCGACCATCCTGTCGGACTGCTCGGTCGCGACCTCGGTCGCCTACACCACGGGCCGCTTCGACATGACCCTGATCGGGCCGCCGGGCGAGTTGGACAACGAGTTGAAGCTGCCCGAGGAGAAGGCGCGGTTCATCGCCCGCGACGCGATGATGGGGCGGATCGCCCAGGCGCAGGCCCGCGGCCCGGTCGCTTTGATCCTCACCAACAACGACTTGAAGGCCTTCCACGAGCCCGGCGCGCCCAGGCCCCAGAGCGAATTCCGCGACGCCGACATCTCGGTCGCGCTCTTCCCGGCCGCGAAATAG
- a CDS encoding GNAT family N-acetyltransferase: protein MTRAPLEFRWLESDAQIDAAFDLMRELREELSRDAFVATVREIHSVNGYRMAGGFREGQLVCLAGVHPNHGLSRGSHLRVDDLVVTKSRRGGGAGRAMLRFLAGEARRLGVPALLLDARIEAQPFYDKVGFEYRNSTPCSIPVEKLLD, encoded by the coding sequence GTGACGCGTGCTCCGCTTGAATTTCGCTGGCTTGAATCGGACGCGCAGATCGACGCCGCCTTCGACCTGATGCGTGAGCTGCGCGAAGAATTATCGCGTGATGCTTTCGTGGCCACTGTCCGCGAGATTCACTCCGTCAACGGCTATCGCATGGCCGGCGGATTCCGGGAGGGACAGCTGGTCTGTCTCGCCGGCGTCCATCCCAACCACGGGCTCTCGCGAGGTTCCCATTTGCGGGTGGACGACCTGGTGGTGACGAAGTCCCGGCGCGGCGGCGGCGCGGGTCGCGCCATGCTGCGCTTCCTCGCCGGCGAGGCGCGGCGATTGGGGGTTCCGGCGCTGCTGCTGGATGCTCGCATCGAAGCGCAGCCCTTCTACGACAAGGTCGGATTCGAGTACCGCAACTCGACGCCCTGCTCGATCCCGGTGGAAAAGCTGCTCGATTGA